A genomic segment from Myxocyprinus asiaticus isolate MX2 ecotype Aquarium Trade chromosome 36, UBuf_Myxa_2, whole genome shotgun sequence encodes:
- the LOC127426926 gene encoding serine/threonine-protein kinase LMTK1-like isoform X2: MIPGLYLNQFWFYVEYLSFIPFRPLGPFPSFVHLFVSICVALSIIVCVLSRSSVHTCMSVSVVFPLCVCALCLCVLVCSCSQVLLGEVHSGLSSTQVVVKELKSSASVQDQMHFLEEARPYWSLHHPALVQCLTQCTEVTPYLLVMEICPLGDVKGYLRSCRATDSVTPDPLLLQRMACEITSGLLHLHKNNFTHSDLALRNCLLTSDINVKIGDYGLSQNKYKDDYFVTSDQTWIPLRWIAPELVDEVHGNLLVVDQTKESNIWSLGVTIWELFELGNQPYRHYSDRQVLSYAVKDQQLKLPKPLLKYPLADRWYEVMQFCWLQPDQRPTAEEVHLLLSYLCAKGASEAEEDFERRWNSMRPNTSHANLHGAGVLSIDMPMSSTTSSFPLLEQFPSGDGYHSESGDDILTVTETSHGLNFEYKWEQARAEQHYRSSSTSGTLGQGNPHCQEIYYPPGGMVGDCAVEGRTLGVSPSYYDSKQLHTPGVVPVLSAHNPSVGNEYYIRIEEPVQSNIDMNFTMCSYSPEFGEGNGGFLSSGDSGECINSPSEAKPADIYWSAEVHKSSAYDSDTSPAVSLTMEPILSHESPLRPWESGHYVSYKDRDVGYYYEPSPPKRMNHYLIGDSTDLPQESWGSRSLRQALGELEDPLGVSPSLDSPPQGYADPYLENIQGSIIGKNVTGGYYDMMGSLRKTMPGNHSVCIDMASGGAIFVGRDDSDSDEDEEIFVERQGGSWSTRNPANNNTRTLCQSQMSCLQDSYADFHYTMPMTDVEDTWPEEQSLPYHISKPVDYLEATVKNNTCLVHGRHVPSIPSPECNSYMNICHELREAEVYPVPCCQALSSSHFVDPLTGTLVRNCFMIDCISGKSMVLPQKDQHLGQAPLSAGHVVSKIETSREGAKQFEQVFEQYVDIAVGDMISKQGKTQETSPAYPKTEVITITPQLEKSPSELPNSEPESELSKTVDSGVDRGCSSISLVEIDDCSDDDITDVTSGIFADFTVDTLDTVDYANPTFKSLQKQVGTPDSMDSIDIPSTACSSETLSPASVHPSSSPKTVDSGYDTENNESPEFVQKEPHEIKNTKALIQPSGKVTSGTKYVSEEQEAEWAKAEQIEQNVGTVMALTTSESSDGELKALSDKTPYRDSAYFSDYDAGKDKESEEDTSELEDQKDGPELLHPPQETDGDECPLSSTKECEKTLKQAEDITSQVLSKVDEGVSSCDPAICCEFFSAPDNEVSTIEDHFDGVNLRIDPDRSAELVPSESQGSDSDASLFPYVNQEDSFKQEPSENSPSLDPLISEDDVAENIEFIPEVLIEEESINEQDIFKSVSCAILYTEEPVPSEKLLGLGAESSNSSDSATLEDLETRNKDPEEEGCKRSSTRSCSPPPPQEGWVSPMDGEEADEEDGNSEDSDESDEELCTYSIQEQSEESEDDILPVTIIVSDCSDAHKLRSLLKMPTLLSDSLSDEMETKKKVVSFFDDVTVFLFDQESPTRELADQSFTLGGESSKPSAKGKLPNQKEKVNISDDSSDGNISEENAGFEWEDDFPLLPLPTSTKGSPPHSTSKPSLPTSSTKPAAQVSSRFTVSPSNVSRFSITHVSDSDMDSAGGSSEDGERE; encoded by the exons ATGATTCCTGGACTTTATTTAAATCAATTTTGGTTTTATGTTGAATATCTGTCTTTCATTCCTTTCCGTCCTTTGGGCCCATTTCCTTCCTTTGTACATCTATTTGTATCTATATGTGTCGCCTTGtccataattgtgtgtgtgttgtcccgTTCCTCTGTTCACACTTGTATGTCTGTTTCTGTTGTCTTTCccttgtgtgtatgtgcattgtgcctgtgtgtgttggtgtgttcaTGTTCACAGGTGTTGCTGGGGGAGGTTCACTCTGGTCTTAGCAGTACCCAGGTGGTGGTGAAGGAACTGAAGTCCAGTGCCAGCGTCCAGGACCAGATGCATTTCTTGGAAGAGGCTCGTCCATACTG GAGTCTCCATCACCCGGCTCTAGTGCAATGCCTCACCCAATGCACAGAGGTCACACCCTATTTACTGGTCATGGAGATCTGCCCTCTG GGTGATGTTAAAGGCTATCTACGCAGCTGCAGGGCAACAGATTCCGTGACTCCTGACCCCTTACTGCTTCAAAGAATGGCATGTGAGATCACTTCAGGCTTGCTGCACCTTCACAAAAATAACTTCACCCACAG TGATTTGGCTTTAAGAAATTGCCTGCTAACATCAGACATAAACGTCAAGATTGGAGATTATGGACTATCACAAAACAAGTACAAA GATGACTACTTTGTGACATCAGACCAGACCTGGATTCCTTTACGTTGGATTGCCCCTGAGCTGGTGGATGAGGTTCATGGTAACTTGCTGGTGGTGGACCAAACCAAGGAAAGCAACATCTG GTCACTTGGTGTAACCATCTGGGAGCTGTTTGAGTTGGGGAATCAGCCATATCGTCATTATTCAGACAGACAGGTTCTCAGCTATGCTGTGAAGGACCAGCAGTTGAAGCTGCCCAAGCCTCTTCTTAAGTACCCTCTTGCCGATCGCTG GTATGAAGTAATGCAGTTCTGTTGGCTTCAGCCTGACCAGAGGCCCACTGCAGAGGAAGTACATCTGCTGCTTAGTTACCTATGTGCCAAAGGCGCCAGTGAGGCTGAAGAAGATTTTGAGAGACGCTGGAACTCCATGAGACCCAACACAAGCCATGCCAATCTACACGGAGCCGGCGTGCTTTCAATTGACATGCCCATGTCATCCACCACTTCCTCATTCCCCCTACTAGAGCAGTTTCCCTCTGGAGATGGCTACCACTCTGAATCTGGAGATGACATCCTAACAGTTACTGAAACCAGCCATGGCCTCAACTTTGAGTACAAGTGGGAGCAGGCCAGGGCTGAACAGCACTATCGTTCTTCATCTACTTCTGGCACTTTAGGTCAAGGTAATCCCCATTGTCAGGAGATCTACTACCCTCCAGGAGGAATGGTGGGTGACTGTGCAGTTGAAGGACGCACCCTAGGGGTCTCTCCTTCATACTATGATTCCAAGCAACTACACACCCCTGGTGTGGTACCAGTTTTGAGCGCTCATAATCCATCAGTTGGTAATGAATATTACATCCGGATTGAGGAGCCAGTGCAAAGCAATATTGACATGAACTTCACAATGTGTTCTTACAGTCCAGAGTTTGGGGAAGGCAATGGAGGCTTTCTAAGTAGTGGAGACTCTGGGGAGTGTATCAATAGTCCCTCTGAAGCCAAGCCAGCAGACATATACTGGTCAGCGGAGGTCCACAAAAGCAGTGCCTATGATTCAGACACCAGTCCTGCTGTGTCTCTAACTATGGAGCCAATTTTAAGCCATGAGAGTCCTCTCAGGCCATGGGAGTCTGGTCACTATGTTTCATACAAAGACAGAGATGTAGGTTACTATTATGAGCCATCACCTCCAAAGCGAATGAACCACTACCTAATTGGAGACTCAACAGATTTGCCACAAGAGAGCTGGGGGTCTCGAAGCCTGAGACAGGCACTTGGGGAACTGGAGGACCCTTTAGGGGTCTCACCATCACTTGACAGTCCACCACAGGGCTATGCTGATCCTTACTTGGAGAACATCCAAGGCAGCATCATAGGAAAGAATGTCACTGGAGGGTACTATGATATGATGGGTTCCTTGAGGAAGACTATGCCAGGCAACCACTCGGTTTGCATCGACATGGCGTCAGGTGGAGCTATATTTGTAGGGCGAGATGACAGTGACTCCGATGAAGATGAGGAAATATTTGTGGAGAGGCAAGGAGGAAGTTGGTCCACCAGAAATCCAGCAAATAACAACACAAGGACCTTGTGTCAGAGCCAAATGTCTTGTCTGCAGGATTCTTATGCAGACTTCCATTACACTATGCCAATGACAGATGTTGAGGATACATGGCCAGAAGAGCAGAGCCTGCCATACCACATTTCCAAACCAGTTGACTACTTAGAGGCAACAGTCAAAAATAATACTTGTTTGGTGCATGGAAGACATGTACCTTCAATCCCTTCACCCGAGTGCAACTCGTATATGAATATATGCCATGAACTCAGAGAGGCTGAAGTATATCCCGTGCCATGTTGTCAGGCTTTGAGCAGTTCGCATTTTGTAGACCCTCTAACTGGGACACTTGTGAGGAACTGCTTTATGATCGACTGTATTTCAGGGAAAAGCATGGTGTTGCCCCAAAAAGACCAACATCTCGGCCAAGCACCTTTATCTGCTGGACATGTAGTGTCCAAAATAGAGACATCAAGGGAAGGTGCAAAACAGTTTGAGCAAGTCTTTGAGCAATATGTGGATATTGCAGTAGGGGACATGATCTCGAAACAAGGAAAAACTCAAGAAACATCTCCTGCATACCCCAAGACCGAAGTTATTACCATCACCCCACAGTTGGAGAAATCCCCCTCAGAATTACCCAATTCAGAGCCAGAGTCAGAGTTGAGTAAGACAGTGGACAGTGGTGTGGATCGTGGATGCTCTAGTATCAGCCTGGTGGAGATAGATGACTGTAGTGATGATGACATCACTGATGTTACCTCAGGGATTTTTGCTGACTTCACAGTAGACACCTTAGACACTGTTGACTACGCCAATCCAACATTCAAGTCGTTACAAAAGCAGGTTGGTACCCCAGACTCAATGGACTCTATTGACATACCATCCACAGCATGCTCAAGTGAGACTCTCAGTCCtgcgtccgtccatccatcaagTTCTCCCAAGACTGTGGACAGTGGCTACGACACTGAAAACAATGAATCTCCAGAATTTGTTCAAAAGGAACCCCATGAGATAAAAAATACCAAAGCCTTAATCCAGCCATCGGGAAAAGTGACATCTGGAACTAAATATGTCAGCGAAGAACAAGAGGCTGAATGGGCCAAAGCTGAGCAGATTGAACAGAATGTTGGTACTGTAATGGCCTTGACAACATCTGAGAGTAGTGATGGGGAGTTGAAGGCACTGAGTGATAAAACTCCATACAGAGATTCGGCCTACTTCTCTGACTATGATGCGGGGAAAGATAAAGAAAGCGAAGAGGACACCAGTGAACTTGAGGACCAGAAAGATGGACCAGAGCTCCTACATCCTCCACAGGAGACAGATGGAGATGAATGTCCTTTGTCGTCTACAAAGGAGTGTGAAAAAACTCTCAAACAAGCTGAGGACATAACCTCCCAAGTTCTTTCAAAGGTAGACGAAGGCGTGTCTTCTTGTGACCCTGCCATCTGCTGTGAATTTTTCTCAGCTCCTGATAACGAAGTATCCACCATAGAAGACCATTTTGATGGTGTAAACCTTCGGATAGACCCAGATCGCTCTGCAGAACTTGTACCATCAGAATCACAAGGATCTGACTCAGATGCCTCCCTTTTTCCCTATGTAAATCAAGAGGATTCTTTCAAGCAAGAACCTAGTGAGAATAGTCCATCTCTTGACCCACTGATCTCTGAGGATGATGTTGCAGAAAATATTGAGTTCATTCCAGAGGTCCTCATTGAAGAGGAGAGTATCAATGAGCAGGACATATTCAAAAGTGTGAGCTGTGCGATTTTGTACACAGAAGAACCAGTGCCTTCAGAGAAGTTATTGGGGCTTGGGGCAGAAAGCAGCAATTCTTCTGATTCTGCTACACTTGAGGATCTGGAAACCAGAAATAAAGACCCTGAAGAGGAAGGATGTAAAAGAAGCTCCACACGTTCTtgctctcctcctcctccacaaGAAGGATGGGTGTCTCCCATGGATGGGGAAGAGGCAGATGAGGAAGATGGCAACTCTGAGGACAGTGATGAATCGGATGAGGAGTTGTGCACATACAGTATTCAGGAGCAGAGCGAAGAAAGTGAGGACGATATCTTGCCTGTGACTATTATTGTGAGTGACTGCAGTGATGCACACAAACTGAGAAGCCTACTCAAGATGCCAACTCTGCTCAGTGATTCACTGTCTGATGAAATGGAGACCAAAAAGAAGGTGGTGTCCTTCTTTGATGATGTCACTGTATTCCTGTTTGACCAG GAAAGCCCGACCAGGGAGCTGGCAGATCAAAGCTTTACCCTTGGTGGAGAGTCAAGCAAACCAAGTGCAAAGGGCAAATTGCCAAACCAGAAGGAAAAAGTTAATATCTCAGATGACTCTTCTGATGGAAACATCTCAGAAGAGA ATGCAGGGTTTGAATGGGAGGACGATTTTCCCTTGTTGCCCCTTCCCACATCTACCAAGGGTTCTCCTCCACACAGCACTTCAAAGCCTAGCTTACCGACCAGCAGCACTAAACCTGCAGCACAGGTCTCCTCTCGTTTCACTGTGTCTCCATCCAATGTTTCACGATTCTCCATCACACATGTGTCAGATTCAGATATGGATTCTGCAGGAG GGAGCAGTGAAGATGGGGAAAGAGAGTGA